The Cyanobacteria bacterium GSL.Bin1 genomic sequence GGACAGCAGATGTGGTGTACTGGCTGATTCTGCTCTTTGTCATTGTGGCTGCCCTGCAACGACTGCAACTCGAGGCGGTTTCTGAGCCTTTAAACACCCTACTTAACGAAATTACCGGCTTCTTACCCCAAATTGGTGCTGCTGCGATCCTGATTGGTGTTGCTTGGTTAATTGCGACCTTGGTCAAAGTTGTCGTTGTTCGGGTTTTGCGAACCTTCAACCTCGATCAGCGTTTTGGAGAGCAAGTAGGGACAACTGATAGTGAGCTGACTCTGAGTGAAACCATTGGCAATACTCTTTATTGGTTTATTTTCTTACTGTTCCTCCCTTCCATTCTCAGTACCCTACAACTTGAAGGAACGTTACGTCCGGTTCAAGAATTGGTGAACCGTATTCTCTCAATTCTTCCTAATGTGTTAGCAGCCTTCTTAATTGTCTTCATTGGTTGGCTAATTGCGCAAGTGGTCAGGAGAATTGTAACGAATCTTTTAGCGAGTACCGGTTCCGATCAATTGGGAAGTCGCTTTGGTTTGTCAGGAACTGATGAAACCCAATCGTTATCTTGGATTATTGGCACTTTGGTTTATGTGTTGATTTTAATTCCCGTCGTCATTGCCGGGTTAGAAGCACTGAAAGTGCAAGCGATTTCTCAGCCTGCCATTGCAATGTTGAATCAGATTCTCAACGCTTTCCCCAAGATCTTTACGGCTGGGCTAGTGCTGATTATTTCCTATTTCCTAGCCCAGTATATTTGTGAATTTGTCAGTAACATTCTGTCGAACATTGGATTTGACAATCTCTTTTCCTGGTTGGGCTTACAACGCACTCAAGAAGAAGGAGAAGCCGAAACTGTTCTCACGCAAGAAACCCAAGAACGTACTGCAACTTCCGGTATTCAGCAGCGCACCCCATCAGAGCTGATGGGCATTATTACCTTAGTCGGAATTATGCTGTTTGCCACCCTAGCCGCGGTGAATATTCTAGATATTCCAGCGTTAACTGAGTTGGTCAGTGGCATTGTTTTAGTTTCAGGTAAAATCATTGCTGGCTTGATTATCTTTGCAGTCGGTTTATATTTTGCCAATCTTGCCTTCAACCTTATTGTCAGCTCTGGAATGCAGCAGAGTCGGACCCTCGCACAAGCGGCTCGGATTGTGATTATTGCCTTTAGCTTGGCAATGGGACTGCAACAGATGGGAATTGCGCCTAATATCGTCAATTTAGCGTTTGGCTTACTTTTAGGGTCCATTGCTGTCGCGATCGCGCTGGCGTTCGGTTTAGGATCTCGCGAGATTGCCGCCGAACAAGTGCGGGAATGGCTGAATAACTTCAAGTCTTCTCGAAATAATTATTGATTCGTGCAGTCAACGGTTACCCCTCTTGTCTTTCTTAAGACCTTATTGAGAGGGCGATCTAGAAACATTAAGCGGTTAACTATGATGAGCTGCATCCCTTAACTCCCCATACGGTTAAAAATTTAACAGATGTGAGCAAGAATTCCCCCATCTACTTCGTTGAGATGGGGGATGAAGCGCGAACTTAGAACACAAACTAACTAACAAGTCGGTGCTACTTCAGTTTAAAATTGAGGAGCAAGCCTCAAAACAAGGAGTGCAATCGTTGATGGCAGTTAAAAAACAATACAATAGCTTTTCCGAACTCCTAGCCGAGTCTTCGACACCAGTTTTAGTTGAT encodes the following:
- a CDS encoding mechanosensitive ion channel → MILSNPSTVLTRPPILLAQNSIGELLTQVLQDSRSFVYAIIILVVGWLVAWAVAATIRGLLKRTELDNRIATWLTGQEGGEPIPIEKWTADVVYWLILLFVIVAALQRLQLEAVSEPLNTLLNEITGFLPQIGAAAILIGVAWLIATLVKVVVVRVLRTFNLDQRFGEQVGTTDSELTLSETIGNTLYWFIFLLFLPSILSTLQLEGTLRPVQELVNRILSILPNVLAAFLIVFIGWLIAQVVRRIVTNLLASTGSDQLGSRFGLSGTDETQSLSWIIGTLVYVLILIPVVIAGLEALKVQAISQPAIAMLNQILNAFPKIFTAGLVLIISYFLAQYICEFVSNILSNIGFDNLFSWLGLQRTQEEGEAETVLTQETQERTATSGIQQRTPSELMGIITLVGIMLFATLAAVNILDIPALTELVSGIVLVSGKIIAGLIIFAVGLYFANLAFNLIVSSGMQQSRTLAQAARIVIIAFSLAMGLQQMGIAPNIVNLAFGLLLGSIAVAIALAFGLGSREIAAEQVREWLNNFKSSRNNY